Proteins encoded in a region of the Microbacterium neungamense genome:
- a CDS encoding CDP-glycerol glycerophosphotransferase family protein encodes MAPFSFGSGNVAKLLRLPLYALGRLGTLVVPRGDTWVFGCGAGIGDGALALWRVASATGHRAVWLTTSSREEADAAALGIRTVPKAGLRGWWTTARAGVVVVTHGLGDVNRYASSGAFVVQLWHGIPLKRIGLDSPVTAQVPRVPGAPLLRRLIRAAYRSAAQRIRLMPAASDRARGRLESAFGLGDDRVLVTGEPRVDVLSAGTAPARRDAATTLLLRTGPLLPGQRAVLYAPTWRDGAPDPAVPAADEWIRIVRLLERHDAVLFVRSHPLGAGAYAPPWSSGRVRMLGADVLPDVTPALPRIDVLITDYSSLAFDVGLLAMPVVYLAPDVEEYARERGFYGSYTAVAGADHAVDWGGACAQLDALLGDPAVFTERSERSATLSAHMHAHRDGRNTQRVYQAIRARGIPAPKGAR; translated from the coding sequence GTGGCGCCCTTCTCCTTCGGCAGCGGAAACGTGGCGAAGCTCCTCCGTCTCCCGCTGTACGCCCTCGGACGCCTGGGCACGCTGGTCGTGCCCCGCGGCGACACGTGGGTGTTCGGATGCGGCGCCGGCATCGGCGACGGCGCCCTGGCGCTGTGGCGCGTGGCATCCGCCACCGGCCACCGCGCCGTGTGGCTCACCACCTCGTCGCGCGAGGAGGCGGATGCGGCGGCGCTCGGCATCCGCACCGTGCCGAAGGCGGGACTTCGCGGCTGGTGGACCACCGCCCGCGCCGGCGTCGTGGTCGTCACGCACGGACTCGGCGACGTGAACCGGTACGCCTCCTCGGGGGCGTTCGTGGTGCAGCTGTGGCACGGCATCCCGCTCAAGCGGATCGGCCTCGATTCGCCGGTGACCGCGCAGGTGCCGCGCGTGCCCGGAGCCCCGCTGCTGCGCCGGCTGATCCGCGCCGCCTACCGCTCCGCGGCGCAGCGCATCCGGCTGATGCCGGCCGCCTCCGACCGGGCCCGCGGCCGCCTGGAGTCCGCGTTCGGGCTGGGCGATGACCGCGTGCTGGTCACCGGCGAGCCGCGCGTCGACGTGCTCTCCGCCGGCACCGCGCCCGCCCGTCGCGACGCCGCCACCACGCTGCTGCTGCGCACCGGGCCGCTGCTGCCGGGCCAGCGCGCCGTGCTCTACGCGCCCACCTGGCGCGACGGTGCCCCAGACCCGGCCGTGCCCGCCGCCGACGAGTGGATCCGGATCGTCCGGCTGCTCGAGCGTCACGACGCCGTGCTGTTCGTCCGCTCGCATCCGCTCGGCGCGGGAGCGTACGCGCCGCCGTGGTCGAGCGGGCGGGTCCGGATGCTGGGCGCCGACGTCCTGCCCGACGTCACTCCCGCGCTGCCCCGCATCGACGTGCTGATCACCGACTACTCCTCGCTCGCCTTCGATGTGGGGCTGCTCGCGATGCCGGTGGTCTACCTCGCCCCGGACGTCGAGGAGTACGCCCGCGAACGCGGCTTCTACGGCTCGTACACCGCGGTGGCGGGCGCCGACCACGCCGTGGACTGGGGCGGGGCGTGCGCCCAGCTGGACGCCCTTCTGGGCGATCCGGCGGTGTTCACGGAGCGGTCCGAGCGATCCGCTACGCTCAGCGCACACATGCACGCCCACCGCGACGGACGGAACACGCAGCGGGTGTACCAGGCGATCCGCGCGCGGGGGATTCCCGCGCCGAAGGGAGCACGATGA
- a CDS encoding S1C family serine protease, with translation MNDKSTPEPTPGGSDSAPGSRIPEGHRLPDAFASTSPIRTGSPAAGHAAPGAAFGAPAQTGPAAPADGSAAPAARKPGGAAKVAGLLLAAALVGGAAGFGGSAIGQAVFAKPATAPASGPETITVNNPGSVNETTAIATEVLPSVVTIEVAGAQESGSGSGVILDEDGYVLTNTHVVTLGGAASDPAIRVTTSDGRIYTAEIVGTDPVYDLAVIRLQDAEDLTPIEFADSSELNVGDTAVAVGAPLGLSNSVTTGIVSALNRSIQIASAAAPDTGQDQQQPEEEQPGEGGPFQFDIPGLGAQQATQSISIAVIQTDAAINPGNSGGALVDSQGRLIGINVAIATAGGTSSGEAGSIGLGFAIPSDIAERIANELMENGEATHGLLGATVRDAAAVEDATVAGAYIEELTPRGAASEAGLQQGDIVTGLDGVPITGASDLTAQVRAAAAGSTVTLTIVREGQSQEIEVTLGELEL, from the coding sequence ATGAACGACAAGAGCACCCCCGAGCCCACCCCCGGCGGCAGCGACTCCGCCCCCGGCAGCCGCATCCCCGAGGGACACCGCCTGCCGGACGCGTTCGCCTCCACCTCGCCGATCCGGACCGGCTCGCCCGCCGCCGGCCACGCCGCCCCGGGCGCCGCCTTCGGCGCACCGGCGCAGACCGGGCCGGCCGCGCCCGCGGACGGCTCCGCCGCTCCGGCCGCGCGGAAGCCCGGCGGGGCCGCGAAGGTCGCCGGGCTCCTGCTGGCCGCCGCCCTCGTCGGCGGGGCCGCCGGGTTCGGGGGCAGCGCGATCGGGCAGGCCGTGTTCGCCAAGCCGGCCACCGCCCCGGCATCCGGACCCGAGACCATCACCGTGAACAACCCCGGCTCCGTGAACGAGACCACCGCGATCGCCACCGAGGTGCTGCCGTCGGTGGTCACCATCGAGGTCGCCGGCGCGCAGGAATCCGGCAGCGGCTCGGGCGTCATCCTCGACGAGGACGGCTACGTGCTCACCAACACGCACGTGGTCACCCTGGGCGGCGCCGCCTCCGACCCCGCGATCCGGGTCACCACCTCCGACGGCCGCATCTACACCGCGGAGATCGTCGGCACCGACCCGGTGTACGACCTCGCCGTGATCCGGCTGCAGGACGCCGAGGACCTCACCCCGATCGAGTTCGCCGACTCGTCCGAGCTCAACGTCGGCGACACCGCCGTGGCCGTGGGCGCCCCGCTGGGCCTGTCCAACTCGGTCACCACCGGCATCGTCAGCGCCCTCAACCGCAGCATCCAGATCGCCTCCGCGGCGGCGCCGGACACCGGGCAGGACCAGCAGCAGCCCGAGGAGGAGCAGCCGGGCGAGGGCGGGCCGTTCCAGTTCGACATCCCCGGCCTCGGCGCGCAGCAGGCGACGCAGTCCATCTCCATCGCGGTCATCCAGACGGATGCCGCGATCAACCCCGGCAACTCCGGCGGCGCGCTCGTGGACAGCCAGGGTCGCTTGATCGGGATCAACGTGGCGATCGCCACGGCGGGCGGCACCTCGTCCGGCGAGGCTGGATCGATCGGCCTCGGCTTCGCGATCCCGTCCGACATCGCCGAGCGCATCGCGAACGAGCTGATGGAGAACGGGGAGGCCACGCACGGCCTGCTCGGCGCGACGGTCCGCGACGCCGCGGCGGTCGAGGACGCCACCGTCGCCGGCGCGTACATCGAGGAGCTCACGCCCCGCGGTGCCGCGAGCGAGGCCGGCCTGCAGCAGGGCGACATCGTCACCGGGCTCGACGGCGTGCCGATCACCGGCGCCAGCGATCTGACCGCGCAGGTCCGCGCGGCCGCCGCGGGCAGCACCGTCACCCTCACGATCGTGCGGGAGGGGCAGTCGCAGGAGATCGAGGTCACGCTCGGAGAGCTCGAGCTCTGA
- a CDS encoding carbon-nitrogen hydrolase family protein produces the protein MSDSHLTVAVCQFAPDADRAANRERVAALTADAAARGATLVVFPEYSSYFVDPMDDTLAANAETLDGPFATVLRRLAAQHGVTVVAGLVEAGEGSRVGNTVIAADAGGIRAVYRKQHLYDAFGQTESDWIEPGALDADAVFQAGGLTVGLMTCYDLRFPEVARTLIDRGADVLVVPAEWVRGPLKEHHWQTLLTARAIENTAYVVSADHPGPIGVGLSQVIDPQGVVLAGVGSGEGVAVAALAPAVIARVRDTNPALRLRRYRVVPA, from the coding sequence ATGTCCGACTCGCACCTGACCGTCGCCGTCTGCCAGTTCGCCCCGGATGCCGACCGTGCCGCCAACCGCGAGCGCGTCGCCGCCCTGACGGCGGACGCCGCCGCCCGCGGCGCCACGCTCGTGGTCTTCCCGGAGTACTCCAGCTACTTCGTCGACCCGATGGACGACACCCTCGCGGCGAACGCCGAGACGCTGGACGGGCCGTTCGCGACCGTGCTGCGCCGGCTCGCCGCGCAGCACGGCGTGACCGTGGTGGCCGGGCTCGTCGAGGCGGGGGAGGGGAGCCGGGTGGGCAACACGGTGATCGCGGCGGATGCCGGCGGCATCCGTGCCGTGTACCGCAAGCAGCACCTGTACGACGCGTTCGGGCAGACGGAATCGGACTGGATCGAGCCGGGCGCGCTGGACGCCGACGCCGTGTTCCAGGCCGGCGGGCTCACCGTCGGACTCATGACCTGCTACGACCTGCGCTTCCCGGAGGTGGCGCGCACCCTGATCGACCGGGGCGCGGACGTGCTGGTCGTGCCGGCGGAATGGGTACGCGGTCCGCTCAAGGAGCACCACTGGCAGACGCTGCTCACCGCCCGAGCCATCGAGAACACCGCCTATGTCGTCTCCGCCGACCATCCCGGCCCGATCGGCGTCGGCCTGTCGCAGGTGATCGACCCGCAGGGCGTCGTGCTCGCCGGAGTCGGCTCCGGCGAGGGGGTCGCCGTCGCGGCCCTCGCCCCCGCCGTCATCGCCCGCGTGCGCGACACGAACCCCGCTCTGCGTCTGCGCCGCTACCGGGTCGTCCCCGCCTGA
- a CDS encoding CDP-glycerol glycerophosphotransferase family protein, whose amino-acid sequence MTTARIDEQDETLVITGTGPRPAAVTLEGARARAEARITGRGRTWTAAVPLRVSRWGGPALPLPSGDYRLHVDGEDADLTGAQVAATLLPGLRIAVDDARVRIDPPVDPAYETPEGQAVLEERYAAQPGGGENAVFFESFYGQNAGCNPRAIDRELARRAPGIRRYWSVADLSVAVPEGGIAVVEGTPEWWRARAEARLLVVNDWLRRRYVRKDGQHVLQTWHGTPLKRLALHRPGFHPRRMAAVVKESRRWDALLAQNLYASRILRRAYAFFGRPIWVEGYPRNDVLVNGDAAGIRAALGIRPGERVLLYAPTWRDDRTEMVDFVDPEELARAADAVVLVRGHSRTLRPGRDREGARVIDVTGYPDTAQLLLAGDTLITDYSSVMFDFSVTGKPMYFLVPDLEHYRGELRGFYFDLAERAPGPLVRTQEELLRALADDGVTAAYAERYAAWRAQFNRRDDGRAAERVVSRILDQGWLAT is encoded by the coding sequence ATGACGACCGCCCGGATCGACGAGCAGGACGAGACGCTCGTCATCACAGGCACCGGGCCCCGTCCCGCCGCCGTGACGCTGGAGGGTGCGCGGGCGCGCGCCGAGGCGCGGATCACCGGGCGTGGCAGGACCTGGACGGCGGCCGTCCCGCTGCGGGTGTCCCGCTGGGGCGGGCCTGCCCTGCCGCTGCCCTCCGGTGACTACCGGCTGCACGTGGACGGCGAGGACGCCGACCTGACCGGGGCTCAGGTCGCGGCGACCCTGCTGCCCGGTCTGCGGATCGCCGTCGACGACGCGCGCGTGCGCATCGACCCGCCGGTGGATCCGGCGTACGAGACGCCCGAGGGACAGGCGGTGCTGGAGGAGCGGTACGCCGCGCAGCCGGGCGGCGGGGAGAACGCGGTGTTCTTCGAGAGCTTCTACGGGCAGAACGCCGGATGCAATCCGCGAGCGATCGACCGGGAGCTGGCCCGCCGGGCCCCGGGCATCCGCCGCTACTGGAGCGTCGCCGACCTGTCCGTCGCCGTCCCCGAGGGCGGGATCGCCGTGGTCGAGGGTACCCCGGAGTGGTGGCGGGCCCGCGCCGAGGCCCGGCTGCTCGTCGTCAACGACTGGCTGCGGCGCCGCTACGTGCGCAAGGACGGCCAGCACGTGCTGCAGACCTGGCACGGCACGCCGCTGAAGCGGCTCGCCCTGCACCGCCCCGGTTTCCACCCGCGCCGGATGGCGGCGGTCGTCAAGGAGTCGCGGCGGTGGGATGCGTTGCTGGCGCAGAACCTGTACGCCTCCCGCATCCTCCGCAGGGCGTACGCCTTCTTCGGCCGGCCGATCTGGGTGGAGGGGTACCCCCGCAACGACGTGCTCGTGAACGGCGACGCCGCCGGCATCCGTGCCGCCCTCGGCATCCGTCCCGGCGAGCGGGTGCTGCTGTACGCGCCCACCTGGCGCGACGACCGCACCGAGATGGTCGACTTCGTCGACCCCGAGGAGCTCGCGCGCGCGGCCGATGCCGTCGTGCTGGTGCGCGGCCACTCCCGGACCCTGCGCCCGGGCCGCGACCGCGAGGGTGCGCGGGTGATCGATGTCACCGGGTATCCCGACACCGCGCAGCTGCTGCTCGCCGGCGACACGCTGATCACGGACTACTCCTCGGTGATGTTCGACTTCAGCGTCACCGGCAAGCCGATGTACTTCCTGGTGCCCGACCTGGAGCACTACCGCGGCGAGCTGCGCGGGTTCTATTTCGACCTCGCCGAGCGCGCCCCCGGGCCGCTGGTGCGCACCCAGGAGGAGCTGCTGCGCGCCCTCGCGGACGACGGGGTGACCGCGGCGTACGCCGAGCGGTATGCGGCCTGGCGCGCGCAGTTCAACCGCCGCGACGACGGCCGCGCCGCCGAGCGCGTCGTGTCCCGCATCCTCGACCAGGGCTGGCTCGCCACCTGA
- a CDS encoding UPF0182 family membrane protein: MTTTSAPNPATPRASRRILAISVAIIAALIAAFFVFASLYTEFLWFDQLTFASVLTTQWIATATMFAIGFLGMAAPIFVCIQLAYRLRPVYVRLSSQLDRYQEVVEPLRRLAMWGMPIFFGVFAGFAAAGNWQTAWLWANGVTTDTLDPQFGVDTGFYLFAMPFYSALLAYVSAVLLLCLVITALVSYLYGSVRIGQRELRISKPARIQLAVLAGLYLLVQAASLWLDRYLTLVSPEDRITGAAYTGANATIPGLAILSILAAVVAVLFFVTAVIGRWRFPLAATALLIVASLVIGVGYPWVVKTFQVEPNKNAYQAEYYDRNIQSTKEAFGVADMTVTPFTAETDTEAGQLREDAATTASVRIMDPGVIGPTVRQLEQYRSYYQFNQPLDVDRYEIDGQMQDTVVAVRDLDMTKLGGGDSWNNRVAVYTHGYGLVAMAGNQRTSDGEPVFLERGIPSSGFLTESEKFEPRVYFGESSPEYSIVGAPEGREPVEIDYPRGEQGANDTKTTFKGDGGPRIGNTFTKLLYALKFQSEQILFSNLVNSESQILYDRDPKTRVQKVAPYLTLDSDPYPSVVDGRIVWIVDGFTTSSTYPYSTSVSLADAIADSTMPAPTLARDDINYIRNSVKATVDAYDGSVTLYAWDEEDPLLQAWQKIFPNTVKPISEMSGELMSHVRYPTDLFKVQRDILGIYHIDDAGAFAQEVNRWQTPNDPRDKNQLQPPYYLTMKMPDQEEPRFSMFSSFIPASQGNESREVLMGYLAVDSDAGSEPGKKAESYGKLRLLEIDTATTVPGPGQVQNTFDSNTAIADQLNVLTLGKSEVRYGNLLTLPVGGGLLYVQPVYVQSSEGTQLPNLRKILVAFGDEVAFEDTLSQALDALFGGDAGAAGGDEEIEPTDPGTGGEEPPPTEPSEVRQETLQAARDALAARDAALRAGDLETFAAEDKKLTEAVRKLLELEEATAGE, from the coding sequence GTGACCACGACCTCAGCGCCGAACCCGGCCACGCCCCGTGCCTCCCGCCGCATCCTCGCGATCTCGGTGGCCATCATCGCCGCGCTCATCGCGGCCTTCTTCGTCTTCGCCTCGCTGTACACCGAGTTCCTCTGGTTCGACCAGCTGACCTTCGCGTCCGTGCTGACCACCCAGTGGATCGCAACGGCGACGATGTTCGCGATCGGGTTCCTGGGCATGGCGGCGCCGATCTTCGTGTGCATCCAGCTCGCCTACCGGCTGCGCCCGGTGTACGTGAGGCTGAGCTCGCAGCTGGACCGCTACCAGGAGGTGGTGGAGCCGCTGCGGCGCCTCGCGATGTGGGGCATGCCGATCTTCTTCGGCGTCTTCGCCGGCTTCGCCGCCGCGGGCAACTGGCAGACCGCGTGGCTGTGGGCGAACGGCGTCACCACCGACACCCTCGACCCGCAGTTCGGCGTGGACACCGGCTTCTACCTGTTCGCGATGCCGTTCTACTCGGCGCTGCTCGCGTACGTCAGCGCGGTGCTGCTGCTGTGCCTGGTGATCACCGCACTGGTGTCGTACCTGTACGGCTCGGTGCGGATCGGGCAGCGCGAGCTGCGCATCTCCAAGCCCGCCCGCATCCAGCTGGCCGTCCTCGCCGGCCTCTATCTGCTGGTGCAGGCGGCGAGCCTGTGGCTGGACCGCTACCTGACCCTGGTCTCCCCGGAGGACCGGATCACCGGTGCCGCGTACACCGGCGCGAACGCCACCATCCCGGGTCTGGCGATCCTGTCGATCCTCGCCGCCGTCGTCGCGGTGCTGTTCTTCGTCACGGCGGTGATCGGCCGTTGGCGCTTCCCGCTCGCGGCCACCGCGCTGCTCATCGTCGCCTCCCTGGTGATCGGCGTCGGCTACCCCTGGGTCGTGAAGACCTTCCAGGTGGAGCCGAACAAGAACGCCTACCAGGCCGAGTACTACGACCGGAACATCCAGAGCACCAAGGAGGCGTTCGGCGTCGCCGACATGACCGTGACCCCGTTCACGGCCGAGACCGACACCGAGGCCGGCCAGCTGCGCGAGGACGCCGCCACCACGGCATCCGTCCGCATCATGGACCCGGGCGTCATCGGCCCGACCGTGCGGCAGCTCGAGCAGTACCGCTCCTACTACCAGTTCAACCAGCCGCTGGACGTGGACCGCTACGAGATCGACGGGCAGATGCAGGACACCGTGGTCGCCGTGCGCGACCTCGACATGACCAAGCTCGGCGGCGGCGACAGCTGGAACAACCGCGTCGCGGTGTACACGCACGGCTACGGCCTGGTCGCGATGGCCGGCAACCAGCGCACCAGCGACGGCGAGCCGGTGTTCCTCGAGCGGGGCATCCCGTCCTCCGGCTTCCTCACCGAGAGCGAGAAGTTCGAGCCGCGGGTGTACTTCGGCGAGTCGTCCCCGGAGTACTCGATCGTCGGCGCCCCGGAGGGGCGGGAGCCGGTCGAGATCGACTACCCGCGCGGCGAGCAGGGCGCGAACGACACCAAGACGACCTTCAAGGGCGACGGTGGTCCGCGCATCGGGAACACGTTCACGAAGCTGCTGTATGCGCTGAAGTTCCAGTCCGAGCAGATCCTGTTCTCGAACCTCGTGAACTCCGAGTCGCAGATCCTCTACGACCGCGACCCGAAGACCCGCGTGCAGAAGGTCGCCCCGTACCTGACGCTGGACAGCGACCCGTACCCGAGCGTCGTGGACGGCCGGATCGTCTGGATCGTGGACGGCTTCACGACCAGCTCGACCTACCCGTATTCGACGAGCGTCAGCCTCGCCGATGCCATCGCGGACTCCACGATGCCCGCCCCCACCCTCGCGCGGGACGACATCAACTACATCCGCAACTCAGTGAAGGCCACCGTCGACGCGTACGACGGCTCCGTCACCCTGTACGCGTGGGACGAGGAGGACCCGCTGCTGCAGGCGTGGCAGAAGATCTTCCCGAACACGGTGAAGCCGATCAGCGAGATGTCGGGCGAGCTGATGAGCCACGTCCGATACCCGACCGACCTGTTCAAGGTGCAGCGGGACATCCTCGGCATCTACCACATCGATGACGCCGGCGCCTTCGCGCAGGAGGTGAACCGCTGGCAGACGCCGAACGACCCGCGCGACAAGAACCAGCTGCAGCCGCCGTACTACCTGACCATGAAGATGCCGGATCAGGAGGAGCCGCGCTTCTCGATGTTCTCCAGCTTCATCCCGGCCTCGCAGGGCAATGAGAGCCGGGAGGTGCTGATGGGCTACCTCGCGGTCGACTCGGATGCCGGATCCGAGCCCGGCAAGAAGGCGGAGAGCTACGGCAAGCTGCGACTGCTGGAGATCGACACCGCCACCACGGTGCCGGGTCCCGGTCAGGTGCAGAACACCTTCGACTCGAACACCGCGATCGCCGACCAGCTGAACGTGCTCACCCTCGGCAAGTCGGAGGTGCGCTACGGCAACCTGCTCACCCTGCCGGTCGGCGGCGGCCTGCTGTACGTGCAGCCGGTGTACGTGCAGTCGTCCGAGGGCACGCAGCTGCCCAACCTCCGCAAGATCCTGGTCGCCTTCGGCGACGAGGTCGCCTTCGAGGACACGCTGAGCCAGGCGCTGGACGCGCTGTTCGGTGGAGACGCGGGCGCGGCCGGCGGCGACGAGGAGATCGAGCCGACCGATCCCGGCACGGGCGGCGAGGAGCCGCCGCCCACTGAGCCGTCGGAGGTCCGGCAGGAGACGCTGCAGGCGGCGCGCGACGCGCTCGCGGCCCGCGACGCCGCGCTCCGCGCCGGCGACCTGGAGACGTTCGCCGCGGAGGACAAGAAGCTCACCGAGGCCGTGCGCAAGCTCCTCGAGCTCGAGGAGGCCACGGCGGGGGAGTGA
- a CDS encoding aminotransferase class I/II-fold pyridoxal phosphate-dependent enzyme — protein MDVTPGAWRRTAAGAGLLSPSGEVAPTIFAEMSAAAVRTGAINLGQGFPDEDGPAEVLEAAREAIAAGVNQYPPGRGIPDLLLAISEHQRRFYGLEVDPEREVLVTAGATEALTATLLALIDSPKDEVVVFEPYYDSYAAAAALAGARLRTVPLRRPGFQPDLDELAEVVNDRTRIILVNDPHNPTGAVFAPDVLAEVVRLAERHDAVIVTDEVYEHLSFHAPHTPIATLPGAAERTLTISSAGKTFSTTGWKIGWVHGPAALITAVLTVKQFLTYVNGAPFQPAVAVGLRLPDAYFADAAAALLRKHELLDGALRAAGFEVHPPQGGYFTVADATALGGADAAAFCRALPERAGVVAIPLTAFVAPERRGDYAGLVRFAACKRVEVLEEAARRLAAL, from the coding sequence ATGGATGTCACTCCCGGCGCCTGGCGGCGCACTGCGGCAGGAGCGGGCCTTCTCTCACCCTCGGGCGAGGTGGCTCCCACCATCTTCGCAGAGATGTCCGCGGCGGCCGTGCGCACCGGCGCCATCAACCTCGGTCAGGGCTTCCCCGACGAGGACGGGCCCGCGGAGGTGCTCGAGGCTGCACGCGAGGCGATCGCGGCGGGCGTCAACCAGTACCCGCCGGGGCGCGGCATCCCGGATCTGCTGCTGGCCATCTCCGAGCACCAGCGGCGCTTCTACGGGCTCGAGGTCGACCCCGAGCGGGAGGTGCTCGTCACCGCCGGCGCCACCGAGGCCCTCACCGCCACCCTGCTCGCGCTGATCGACTCCCCCAAGGACGAGGTCGTGGTCTTCGAGCCGTACTACGACTCCTACGCCGCCGCGGCGGCCCTGGCCGGCGCGCGCCTGCGGACCGTGCCGCTGCGGCGCCCCGGGTTCCAGCCGGACCTGGATGAGCTCGCCGAGGTCGTCAACGACCGCACTCGGATCATCCTCGTGAACGATCCGCACAACCCCACCGGCGCCGTGTTCGCGCCCGACGTGCTCGCAGAGGTGGTGCGCCTGGCCGAGCGGCACGACGCGGTGATCGTCACCGACGAGGTGTACGAGCACCTGTCCTTCCACGCCCCGCACACCCCGATCGCGACGCTGCCGGGGGCCGCCGAGCGCACGCTGACGATCTCCTCGGCGGGGAAGACGTTCTCGACCACGGGGTGGAAGATCGGCTGGGTGCACGGGCCGGCGGCGCTCATCACCGCGGTGCTCACGGTCAAGCAGTTCCTCACCTACGTCAACGGCGCGCCGTTCCAGCCGGCCGTCGCCGTCGGCCTGCGCCTGCCGGACGCGTACTTCGCGGATGCCGCCGCCGCGCTGCTCCGCAAGCACGAACTGCTGGACGGGGCCCTGCGCGCGGCCGGCTTCGAAGTGCATCCGCCGCAGGGCGGGTACTTCACGGTCGCGGATGCCACGGCGCTGGGCGGGGCGGACGCCGCCGCCTTCTGCCGGGCGCTGCCGGAGCGCGCCGGGGTCGTCGCCATCCCGCTCACGGCGTTCGTCGCCCCCGAGCGGCGCGGGGACTACGCCGGTCTGGTCCGCTTCGCCGCCTGCAAGCGCGTCGAGGTGCTCGAGGAGGCCGCGCGCCGCCTCGCCGCCCTCTGA
- a CDS encoding DUF488 domain-containing protein, translating into MPFFTIGHSDHPLDEFVRLLTDAGASAVCDVRKMPGSRRNPQFGEDVLAEALPASGIRFLRLPELGGLRSRAAGVPPDVNGLWRNRSFHNYADHALSDAFRAGLQALRGLREENPAVMCAEAVWWRCHRRIVADHLLGAGEEVVHIMPDGRLDAARLTPGAAVGAGGVVTYPAA; encoded by the coding sequence ATGCCCTTCTTCACGATCGGCCACTCCGATCATCCGCTCGACGAGTTCGTGCGGCTGCTGACGGATGCCGGGGCCTCCGCGGTCTGCGACGTGCGGAAGATGCCCGGCTCGCGCCGCAACCCGCAGTTCGGCGAGGACGTCCTCGCCGAGGCCCTGCCGGCCTCCGGCATCCGCTTCCTGCGCCTCCCGGAGCTCGGCGGCCTCCGCTCGCGTGCCGCCGGCGTCCCGCCGGATGTGAACGGGCTGTGGCGCAACCGCAGCTTCCACAACTACGCCGATCACGCGCTGTCGGACGCCTTCCGCGCCGGCCTTCAGGCCCTGCGCGGGCTGCGGGAGGAGAACCCCGCGGTCATGTGCGCGGAGGCGGTGTGGTGGCGCTGCCACCGGCGGATCGTGGCCGACCACCTGCTCGGCGCCGGCGAAGAGGTCGTGCACATCATGCCGGACGGCAGGCTCGACGCCGCACGGCTCACGCCCGGAGCAGCGGTCGGAGCCGGCGGCGTCGTGACCTATCCGGCCGCCTGA
- a CDS encoding DUF1918 domain-containing protein: MQITAGSRVVIHGARVGRTDRHGEVLEARGEDGGPPYLIRFDDGHESLVFPGPDCELEHASGDAAATSGDAAAAGSSGQAAG; encoded by the coding sequence ATGCAGATCACAGCTGGCTCCCGCGTGGTCATCCATGGGGCGCGGGTGGGACGAACCGACCGGCACGGCGAGGTGCTCGAGGCGCGCGGGGAGGACGGTGGTCCGCCGTACCTGATCCGCTTCGACGACGGGCACGAATCGCTGGTGTTCCCCGGTCCGGACTGCGAGCTCGAGCACGCCTCCGGCGACGCGGCCGCGACGAGCGGCGACGCGGCGGCCGCGGGCTCCTCGGGTCAGGCGGCCGGATAG